One region of Candidatus Methylomirabilota bacterium genomic DNA includes:
- a CDS encoding SMP-30/gluconolactonase/LRE family protein has protein sequence MQTTPVRYPDPAVQILDESFTKYRVFNSAVERLATGFRWAEGPVWFGDGRYVLWSDIPNDRIMRWDEETGAVSVFRKPSHFANGNTRDRQGRLVTCEHDSRRVTRTEYDGTITVLMDRFEGKRLNSPNDVVVKSDDSVWFTDPPFGVLSNYEGHAAALELPTNVYRLEPKTGRATVVTGDVPRPNGLCFSPDESRLYVVVSGAVPREIRVFDVVGDGTALENGRVFIDAGAGIPDGLRCDTDGNLWCGWGGGEGLDGVAIYNPDARLIGRILLPERCANLCFGGVKRNRLFLAGSQSLYSIFVNTQGVAGG, from the coding sequence ATGCAGACCACGCCCGTCCGCTATCCCGATCCGGCGGTGCAGATCCTCGACGAGAGCTTCACCAAGTATCGCGTCTTCAACTCGGCGGTGGAGCGGCTCGCCACCGGATTTCGCTGGGCGGAGGGCCCGGTGTGGTTCGGCGACGGCCGCTACGTGCTCTGGAGCGATATCCCGAACGACCGCATCATGCGCTGGGACGAGGAGACCGGGGCGGTCAGCGTGTTCCGCAAGCCGTCCCACTTCGCCAACGGCAACACCCGCGACCGACAGGGACGGCTCGTCACCTGCGAGCACGACAGCCGCCGCGTCACCCGCACCGAGTACGACGGCACCATCACGGTGCTCATGGATCGCTTCGAGGGCAAGCGCCTGAACTCGCCCAACGACGTGGTGGTCAAGTCGGACGACTCGGTGTGGTTCACCGATCCGCCCTTCGGCGTGCTGAGCAATTACGAGGGACACGCCGCCGCGCTCGAGCTGCCCACCAACGTCTACCGGCTCGAGCCGAAGACGGGCCGGGCCACCGTGGTCACCGGCGACGTTCCTCGCCCCAACGGCCTGTGCTTCTCGCCCGACGAGAGCCGGCTCTACGTGGTGGTCTCCGGCGCGGTGCCGCGCGAGATCCGCGTCTTCGACGTGGTGGGCGACGGCACCGCGCTCGAAAACGGCCGCGTCTTCATCGACGCCGGCGCCGGCATCCCGGACGGGCTGCGCTGCGACACCGACGGCAACCTCTGGTGCGGCTGGGGCGGCGGCGAGGGGCTGGACGGCGTCGCGATCTACAACCCGGACGCCCGGCTCATCGGCCGCATCCTGCTGCCCGAGCGCTGCGCCAACCTGTGCTTCGGCGGCGTGAAGCGCAATCGCCTGTTCCTGGCCGGGAGCCAGTCGCTCTACTCGATCTTCGTCAACACCCAGGGCGTGGCCGGCGGCTGA